One genomic region from Flagellimonas oceani encodes:
- the iolC gene encoding 5-dehydro-2-deoxygluconokinase, protein MDSKKYDVITLGRSSIDLYSQNIGSPFNEIKGFDAFVGGSPLNIAVACSRLGLQSSLLTAVGNDKVGEFIINFLNSEKVNTECIPIKNGARSSAVVLGIEPPDKFPLVFYRDNAADSQLDIDDVLAANISDYRVLLINGTAMNVEPSRSATFFATEIAEKNDVDIVLDLDFRADQWHDYRAFGITMRAILPKVKIAIGTEEEILAATLSEASQVVIKHQQISAPEITGDIEKSIAWLLSSGIETLLVKRGGDGVSIYTKDGSRQDVPGFPVEVVNVLGAGDAFAGGFIYGLLKGWDLYKSCRMGNASGAQVVTKKGCANFMPTIEESLKFIEDKGGF, encoded by the coding sequence ATGGATAGTAAAAAATACGACGTAATTACATTGGGTAGGTCTTCTATCGATTTATATTCACAGAACATAGGTTCTCCTTTCAACGAAATAAAAGGGTTCGACGCCTTTGTGGGAGGCTCTCCTTTGAACATTGCAGTGGCCTGTTCTAGGCTGGGGCTTCAATCCAGTCTCCTAACGGCCGTAGGCAATGATAAAGTGGGGGAGTTCATCATAAATTTTTTGAATTCCGAAAAGGTGAATACCGAGTGTATTCCCATAAAAAATGGAGCGAGAAGTAGTGCTGTGGTTCTGGGAATTGAACCCCCGGATAAGTTTCCGTTGGTTTTTTATCGCGATAACGCCGCAGATAGTCAACTTGATATTGATGATGTATTGGCTGCCAATATATCAGATTACAGGGTGTTGTTGATCAATGGAACGGCAATGAATGTTGAACCCAGTCGGAGTGCAACCTTCTTTGCTACAGAAATAGCTGAGAAAAATGATGTTGACATTGTATTGGACCTTGATTTCAGGGCCGATCAATGGCATGATTACCGCGCTTTTGGGATAACGATGAGAGCGATTTTGCCCAAGGTGAAGATTGCCATTGGAACGGAAGAGGAGATTCTTGCAGCTACCCTAAGTGAGGCTTCCCAGGTCGTTATTAAGCATCAGCAGATATCCGCACCTGAAATCACAGGTGACATTGAGAAATCAATAGCATGGTTGCTCTCTTCCGGGATAGAGACACTTTTGGTAAAAAGAGGAGGGGATGGGGTCAGTATCTATACGAAGGACGGCTCTAGGCAAGATGTTCCGGGCTTTCCTGTTGAAGTGGTTAATGTCCTTGGGGCTGGTGATGCTTTTGCAGGCGGCTTTATTTATGGTTTGCTTAAGGGCTGGGATCTGTATAAATCCTGTCGAATGGGAAATGCCAGTGGGGCACAGGTAGTGACAAAAAAAGGGTGCGCGAACTTTATGCCGACAATCGAGGAATCCTTAAAATTTATTGAAGACAAAGGAGGGTTTTAA